From Flavobacteriales bacterium, one genomic window encodes:
- a CDS encoding Crp/Fnr family transcriptional regulator yields MGSIWYFENVNLFDILCPHKFAEFQNDARHFRVYDKNEQVYFNDDAADTIYLVASGRVKIVQYTEDGEEVVKGVLERGEIFGEMALLGETRRTEVAQVVEEGTTLCPVNIEMMQDLMKDNQEFTLRIYKMIGIKMKKLERRIDNLVFKDVRARLEDFIQELADEKGVKQDNGAIKVTHYFTHKNIANLIGTSRQTVTTLLNELRDQGVLDFDRRSFLLKSKA; encoded by the coding sequence ATGGGTAGTATTTGGTATTTCGAGAACGTCAACCTATTCGATATTCTGTGTCCGCATAAGTTCGCGGAATTTCAGAATGACGCGCGGCATTTTCGCGTGTACGATAAGAACGAACAGGTATACTTCAACGACGATGCGGCCGATACCATTTACCTAGTAGCGAGCGGGCGTGTGAAGATTGTACAGTATACCGAAGACGGTGAAGAGGTGGTAAAGGGCGTGTTGGAGCGGGGCGAGATCTTCGGCGAAATGGCCTTGTTGGGCGAAACGCGGAGGACCGAAGTAGCACAGGTGGTCGAAGAAGGAACCACGCTATGTCCGGTGAACATCGAGATGATGCAGGACCTGATGAAGGACAACCAAGAGTTTACCTTGCGGATCTACAAGATGATCGGAATCAAGATGAAGAAGTTGGAGCGCCGGATCGATAACCTCGTGTTCAAGGATGTGCGGGCACGGCTCGAGGATTTTATACAGGAACTGGCCGATGAAAAGGGCGTGAAACAAGATAATGGAGCCATTAAAGTAACTCATTACTTTACCCACAAAAACATTGCGAATTTGATCGGCACATCGAGACAGACCGTAACGACTTTATTGAATGAACTGCGCGACCAGGGGGTTCTTGATTTTGATCGACGTTCTTTCTTGCTTAAGTCAAAGGCTTAG